One Dromiciops gliroides isolate mDroGli1 chromosome 3, mDroGli1.pri, whole genome shotgun sequence DNA segment encodes these proteins:
- the LOC122745731 gene encoding U2 small nuclear ribonucleoprotein B'': MDIRPNHTIYINNMNDKIKKEELKRSLYALFSQFGHVVDIVALKTMKMRGQAFVIFKELGSSTNALRQLQGFPFYGKPMRIQYAKTDSDVISKMRGTFADKEKKKEKKKAKSLEQTANAANKKPGQATPNSANTQGNSTPNPQVPDYPPNYILFLNNLPEETNEMMLSMLFNQFPGFKEVRLVPGRHDIAFVEFENDGQAGAARDALQGFKITPSHAMKITYAKK; encoded by the coding sequence ATGGATATCAGACCAAATCATACAATTTATATAAACAATatgaatgataaaataaaaaaagaagaactgaagAGATCGTTGTACGCACTCTTTTCTCAGTTTGGCCATGTAGTAGATATTGTGGCTTTAAAGACCATGAAGATGAGAGGGCAAGCATTTGTTATATTTAAAGAACTTGGCTCATCCACAAATGCTTTGAGACAGTTACAAGGCTTTCCATTTTATGGTAAACCAATGCGAATTCAATATGCAAAAACAGACTCAGATGTAATCTCTAAAATGCGGGGCACTTTTGctgataaggaaaagaaaaaagaaaagaaaaaggctaaATCTTTGGAGCAAACTGCTAATGCTGCAAACAAAAAGCCTGGTCAGGCCACACCAAATTCAGCTAACACCCAAGGAAATTCAACCCCAAATCCTCAGGTGCCTGACTACCcaccaaattatattttattcctaAATAACTTGCCAGAGGAGACTAATGAAATGATGTTATCTATGCTGTTTAATCAGTTTCCTGGTTTCAAAGAAGTGCGGTTGGTACCCGGAAGGCATGACATTGCTTTTGTGGAGTTTGAAAATGATGGCCAGGCTGGCGCTGCCAGAGATGCCTTACAAGGATTTAAGATCACACCGTCCCATGCCATGAAGATTACATATGCCAAGAAATAG